Proteins encoded by one window of Acidobacteriota bacterium:
- a CDS encoding DUF4397 domain-containing protein gives MRKFFLGLLMIAVVTAPQLAAADATVRVVHAISGAALSLDPALPVDIWVNGDPFLTDFRFLEFTEAVMLPAGTYDIEIFLAGSDPMSADPVLTMSANLNDGDNVHLIAHFTPGPGIALSAFSNNDTPLVKEPLSTRIAERELRVTVRHAADFGPAKINKLVDAIDPTLANGEGFSFDADAARYRFWLSRAGGLRPLSFEPTAVVDLEAGLHYYVYAVGSPADGSFQLLVIADQLD, from the coding sequence ATGCGAAAGTTTTTCCTTGGTCTGCTGATGATCGCGGTGGTCACCGCACCCCAACTTGCTGCGGCCGACGCAACCGTCAGAGTCGTTCACGCCATTTCCGGCGCTGCTTTGAGCCTCGACCCCGCCCTGCCGGTCGACATCTGGGTGAACGGCGATCCGTTCCTGACCGACTTCAGGTTTCTCGAGTTCACCGAGGCCGTCATGCTTCCGGCCGGAACTTACGACATCGAAATTTTCCTCGCCGGATCTGACCCGATGTCCGCCGATCCCGTGCTGACGATGTCGGCAAACCTGAATGATGGCGACAACGTCCACCTGATTGCACATTTCACTCCGGGCCCGGGCATTGCACTGAGCGCCTTCTCGAACAACGACACTCCTCTCGTGAAGGAACCGTTATCGACCCGCATCGCTGAGCGCGAACTCCGCGTCACCGTCCGCCACGCCGCCGACTTCGGCCCCGCAAAAATAAATAAGCTTGTCGACGCCATCGACCCAACACTGGCCAACGGCGAAGGCTTCTCCTTCGATGCTGATGCTGCTCGTTACCGCTTTTGGCTCTCGCGTGCCGGCGGTCTGCGCCCTCTGAGCTTCGAGCCGACCGCAGTTGTCGACCTCGAAGCGGGTCTGCACTATTACGTCTACGCTGTCGGTTCCCCCGCCGACGGATCGTTCCAACTCCTCGTAATCGCAGATCAGCTCGACTAG